The window CCATATACAGAGATCTCACTAATTTTAATAGCATAAACAAAAAGTACAGATTCTATATAACATGACAAAGGTAACAATAAAATACGAAAACATCATCTCATACGGTATTTTTTTTATATATTGAACAAAAGAAAACTCACTTAGGAACAGAGCAAACAGATTTTTGCGGATCATTAAAATACGTAGAGACCAGAAATACGGTAAGTATATAGCACATAGAAGGATACCGGAAAAGTATGCTACCTATGTAAGAACAACTCCCAAACTATCAACGCACAGAGTAACTTTATAATATCATCACAACCTCCATATTCACGAAATTCTCCGTGTAAAAAATCTCTACATTGAATTTTGTATATTAAACTCTATACTTTCCTTTCAGACATCAGTAATCATAATTATGAATTAAAATCATGTCTCCCTATTTCCCCTCCAACTCCTTCTGCAAACGTATTATCTCATCACGATACTGTGCTGCCTGCAGGAAGTCAAGGTCTTTTGCTGCCTGCTTCATAAGGATAGTTGTATTGGCAATACTCTTCTCCAACTGCGCCTTGCTCATCTTCGCAACAATTGGGTCAGCAGCAAAGAGAACACCATTGTTTGGTTCAACGTATGCCTGTCCGACATTCCGATTGATAGAAGCCGTCTGTGCGGTAAGGTTCGACTCACCACCCACTGGCAGTGTTCCCTTAATCGCTTTGATAATCTGAGTTGGTGTAATATTGTTTTTCTCGTTGTATTTCAACTGTTTCGTACGTCTTCGCATCGTTTCATCAATGGTTCGCTGCATACTCTCTGTGATGTTATCGGCATACATAATCACCTTTCCATTCACGTTACGCGCCGCACGTCCTGCCGTCTGTGTCAAACTTCTATGACTACGAAGGAAACCTTCTTTATCAGCATCGAGGATAGCAACCAAAGAAACCTCTGGCAAGTCCAATCCCTCACGCAAAAGATTGACACCCACAAGAACATCATAGATACCCGCACGGAGGTCGTTGATAATCTTGATACGATCAAGGCTGGCAACATCACTATGGATATAAGCCGTACGGATATCGTGATTCAGCAAGTACTCGGTCAACTCCTCTGCCATTCGTTTGGTCAACGTCGTCACTAACACACGCTCTTCCTTCTCTGCACGGATTACAATCTCGTTCATCAAGTCGTCAATCTGATTCTCCGATGGGCGCACCTCTATCTCTGGGTCGAGCAAACCAGTAGGACGGATAAGTTGTTCAACGACAACACCTTCTGATTCAGCCAACTCAAAGTCAGCTGGGGTTGCCGAAACATAGATAATCTGATGTATCAAATCATGAAACTCCTCGAAACGAAGCGGACGGTTGTCAAAGGCTGCAGGAAGTCGGAAACCATATTCCACAAGATTTTTCTTTCGGGCACGGTCGCCACCATACATCGCTGAAATCTGCGGTACACTCACATGGCTCTCATCAATCACCATCAAGTAATCTTCTGGGAAAAAGTCTAACAAACAGTAAGGACGCATTCCCGCCTCTCTACCATCGAAGTAGCGTGAATAGTTCTCAATACCAGAGCAATGACCGAGTTCCTTAATCATCTCAATGTCATACTCCACACGTTCCTTGATGCGTTGCGCCTTAATATTGTCCCCTATCTCGGTGAAGAAATCAACCTGCTTCACCAAGTCATCTTGTATCTGACGAATGGCTCCTTCGGTCTGCTCCTTTGACGTAACAAAGAGATTGGCTGGGTAAATCTCGTAAGCATCGAAGGTAGCAAGGCGATGGAAATCAACAGCATCCACCTCTTCTATCGAGTCTATCTCATCATCCCACCACGTAATGCGCAGGACATTGTCGTTATAAGCCATTGCAATATCCACCGTATCGCCCTTCACACGGAAGTTTCCACGCTGCAACTCGATGTCATTACGCATATAAAGCGCATCAACCAAGCGTCTTAAAAAATCATTACGATCAATGACTTGACCCTTCTTGATAGAAATGACATTTTCCTTCATGGCTATTGGCGCTCCCATACCATAGATACACGAAACGGAAGACACAACAATAACATCCTTACGACCTGACAACAAAGAAGATACAGCCGACAAACGCAACTTATCAATCTCGTCATTAATCGCAAGATCTTTCTCTATATAGGTATCCGTCACAGGCATGTAAGCCTCTGGCTGATAATAGTCATAATAAGAGACATAATACTCCACGGCGTTATCAGGAAAGAAAGCCTTCATCTCCTCATAAAGCTGTGCTGCCAAAGTCTTGTTATGCGACAAGATAAGTGTGGGTTTATTGACATTTGCAATTACATTAGCAACAGTAAACGTCTTACCCGAACCCGTCACACCCAACAGTACCTGACTCTTATCGCCACGCTCCAGTCCGTCCGTAAGTTCTCTGATTGCCTCTGGCTGGTCACCCGTCGGTTTATATTTCGATGTTAATTTGAAATCCATTTTCTACACGTCAAGTGAATCAATCTTTGATTGCAAAGATACAAAAAAGCACTGATAGTATATAATTAATAGTGATTTTTTGCTAAAAAAGCGGACCTCCTTTGCGTATTTATAGAATAATATGTAACTTTGCAGTTCAAAGTCAAATTATGAAGAAAAGAATTATCGTTGGCATTTGCGCTATTTTGCTATTGACAAGTTGCGCACACGAATATAATCAAGTCTACAAGACAACTAACAACGATTATAAATACGAATTTGCAAAGGAATGCTTTGCAAAGGGAAAGTATGGCTTTGCCGTTCCCCTTTTGCAAGACCTTGTGACAATCGAAAAAGGTACTGATAACGCACAAGAATGTCTCTATATGCTCGCAATGGCAGAGTATGGCTTGAAAGATTATCAAGCTGCTTCAGAAACATTCAAGAAGTATTACCAGACTTATCCACGTGGCCAGTATGCTGAAATGGCATCGTTCTATATCGGACAGAGCCTTTATGAAGGCACACCAGAACCACGTCTTGACCAGACTCCTACCGTTGCAGCCATCGCAGCTTTCCAAGAGTATTTGGACATCTTCCCAAATGGTAAGATGAAAGAAACTGCTCAGCAACGCCTCTTTGCTTTGCAGGATAAACTTGTCCGCAAGGAATATCTTAATGCAAAGTTGTACTATAATCTCGGCTCTTACTTTGGTAACTGCACCAGCGGTGGTAACAACTACGAGGCTTGTATCGTCACATCACAGAACGCTCTGAACGATTATCCTTATAGCGACTTACGCGAGAGCTTCGCAATCCTCCTTATGAAGAGCAAATTTGAATTAGCTCAAATGAGTGTTGAGGAAAAGAAAGTACAACGTTTCCAAGATGCTGAAGACGAGTGCTACGGATTTATCAACGAGTACCCAGAGTCAAAGGAACGCAAGACAGCTGAGGAATATATCAAGAAGTGTAAGCAATATACAAAAGATTAAAGAATAACAGACTTATAAAATATAGACAATTAGAATGGATTACAAGAAGTCAAAAGCACCGTCAAATACGGTAACCCGAGATGTTCAGGAACTTTGGAAAGATACTGGTAACATCTATGAGAGTGTTGCTATCATAGCAAAGAGAGCAAACCAAATCTCGGTTGAAATTAAGCAGGACTTGAGTAAGAAACTTGCTGAGTTTGCTTCTTATAACGATTCTCTTGACGAGGTATTCGAGAACCGTGAGCAGATTGAAATTAGCCGTTATTACGAGAAACTGCCAAAGCCAACTTTGTTAGCTACTCAGGAGTTCTTGGATGGCGACGTTTACTGGCGCGATCCTTCTAAGGATGCTCTGAACGAGGAAGAAGATTAAACTATGATACAGAGAAAACAAACTGTATTCTTGTTTCTTGCATTGCTTACTACCATTGCGTGTCTTTGTCTGCCTGTAGGTAGCTTTGAACCAAAGGGTATGGGTGCGGAGAGTATGTTAATGAATCTCTGGATAAGCGATGCAAATGGTGGTAAGGACTTTAATGTATGGGCATTGTTTGCTATTCTCTTAACAACCTGCCCAATTAACCTCTTCGCCATCTTCGACTACCATAACCGCAAGCGTCAGGCTCGTTTCTGTGCTTTCTCCATGCTGATGATTATTGGTTGGTACGTGGTTTATGGTGTGTTTAGCCAAGTGTTGATGACTGGTTTCAATTTCCACATTGAGTTTGCAGCCTGTCTTCCACTCGTAGCTTTCATCCTCTTGTGGCTTGCACGCCACTCTATCCTTGCTGATGAAGCCTTGGTAAGAGCAGCAGATAGAATTAGATAAAACAAAAGATTCCAATATAAAAGCAACAGCATTAAGGGATAGATTCTATATATAGTATAAGTATAGGAAAGGTAAACAGATTTTGATTTAACAATAAATCTGTTTATGGATTGTATTGTCAGACCCATAAACAGACTTATGGAATCAAATCTTTTCGATTATTAAATCTAAAGATCCTTCTTCAAGAGAGTTGTACTCATCAAGATGAAGATGAGTTCCTATAGGAACCGATGATTGGGATAAATTTAGCAAGTGATTTGCTAAAGAAACTAATCCCTCGGTATTAGCCTCAATTGAGACGCTCCCATTTATATCGGAGACCTTAATTGTGAAATTACCTTCCCAATTGAGTGCCACTCCGGTATCAGGGGAATAATTCGGAACATTTAATGTGACTTTTTTCATTCTATTATTCGGTTATGAAAACATGATAATTTTGATCAACCATCATCTTTCCAGGTTTACCTTTGATGCTGTCGCTTTTTTATTATTAGGCTTATTAGCCTAATTGGGCCAATTAGCCTAATATCCTCAATAAAAAAGACAGGCAATCACCTGTCTTTACTTATCCTTAATCCTTTGGTATTAAGCCTTCAATATACTTACAGAGGATATTAATACCCTTTACATTATCGCCTCCCTGTGGGATAATCACATTTGCATAACGCTTGGTTGGCTCAATAAACTGCTCGTGCATTGGTTTCAACACTTCCAAATAGCGGTCTACAACCATTGATACAGTACGACCACGGTCTATCGTATCACGCTGGATATTGCGGATAAGGCGCTCATCAGAATCACAGTCAACAAAGATTTTGAGATCCATCATCTCACGTAGACGTCTATTGCTCAATGCCATAATACCCTCAACGATAATTACAGGCTTTGGTTCTACGTGAATGGTCTCTGGCAAGCGATTGCTGAGAATATAACTATAAGTTGGCTGTTCAACAGCATTTCCCTCACGCAATTCATTCACCTGCTTAATCAACAGTTTCCAATCGAAGGCATCTGGATGATCAAAGTTGATTGCCTTGCGCTCTTCATCGGTAAGCCCTGTTGTGTCATTATAATAAGAATCCAATGGCACAACAGCCACATAATGAGGAGGAAGACTCTCTACGATTTTCTTCACTACGGTGGTCTTTCCCGAACCGGTACCACCAGCTATTCCTATGATTGTTACTTTATCCTTCATCTTAGTTGATTTTTATTATTCTTATTATTGGGCTTATTTGCCCAATTAGGCTTATTAGCCTAATTAGCCTAATATCCCTAAATCCCTAAACATCCTTTCGTAATACTCAGCCTTCTTCTCGACTTTCATCGGATAAGCACGACTACTACTTGGCTCACGGTAAAGGCGTAGTGTGCGATTCTCAAAGCAAAACT of the Prevotella melaninogenica genome contains:
- a CDS encoding outer membrane protein assembly factor BamD, whose protein sequence is MKKRIIVGICAILLLTSCAHEYNQVYKTTNNDYKYEFAKECFAKGKYGFAVPLLQDLVTIEKGTDNAQECLYMLAMAEYGLKDYQAASETFKKYYQTYPRGQYAEMASFYIGQSLYEGTPEPRLDQTPTVAAIAAFQEYLDIFPNGKMKETAQQRLFALQDKLVRKEYLNAKLYYNLGSYFGNCTSGGNNYEACIVTSQNALNDYPYSDLRESFAILLMKSKFELAQMSVEEKKVQRFQDAEDECYGFINEYPESKERKTAEEYIKKCKQYTKD
- the udk gene encoding uridine kinase, with amino-acid sequence MKDKVTIIGIAGGTGSGKTTVVKKIVESLPPHYVAVVPLDSYYNDTTGLTDEERKAINFDHPDAFDWKLLIKQVNELREGNAVEQPTYSYILSNRLPETIHVEPKPVIIVEGIMALSNRRLREMMDLKIFVDCDSDERLIRNIQRDTIDRGRTVSMVVDRYLEVLKPMHEQFIEPTKRYANVIIPQGGDNVKGINILCKYIEGLIPKD
- the uvrB gene encoding excinuclease ABC subunit UvrB yields the protein MDFKLTSKYKPTGDQPEAIRELTDGLERGDKSQVLLGVTGSGKTFTVANVIANVNKPTLILSHNKTLAAQLYEEMKAFFPDNAVEYYVSYYDYYQPEAYMPVTDTYIEKDLAINDEIDKLRLSAVSSLLSGRKDVIVVSSVSCIYGMGAPIAMKENVISIKKGQVIDRNDFLRRLVDALYMRNDIELQRGNFRVKGDTVDIAMAYNDNVLRITWWDDEIDSIEEVDAVDFHRLATFDAYEIYPANLFVTSKEQTEGAIRQIQDDLVKQVDFFTEIGDNIKAQRIKERVEYDIEMIKELGHCSGIENYSRYFDGREAGMRPYCLLDFFPEDYLMVIDESHVSVPQISAMYGGDRARKKNLVEYGFRLPAAFDNRPLRFEEFHDLIHQIIYVSATPADFELAESEGVVVEQLIRPTGLLDPEIEVRPSENQIDDLMNEIVIRAEKEERVLVTTLTKRMAEELTEYLLNHDIRTAYIHSDVASLDRIKIINDLRAGIYDVLVGVNLLREGLDLPEVSLVAILDADKEGFLRSHRSLTQTAGRAARNVNGKVIMYADNITESMQRTIDETMRRRTKQLKYNEKNNITPTQIIKAIKGTLPVGGESNLTAQTASINRNVGQAYVEPNNGVLFAADPIVAKMSKAQLEKSIANTTILMKQAAKDLDFLQAAQYRDEIIRLQKELEGK
- a CDS encoding DNA-directed RNA polymerase subunit omega, with the protein product MDYKKSKAPSNTVTRDVQELWKDTGNIYESVAIIAKRANQISVEIKQDLSKKLAEFASYNDSLDEVFENREQIEISRYYEKLPKPTLLATQEFLDGDVYWRDPSKDALNEEED
- a CDS encoding DUF4293 domain-containing protein: MIQRKQTVFLFLALLTTIACLCLPVGSFEPKGMGAESMLMNLWISDANGGKDFNVWALFAILLTTCPINLFAIFDYHNRKRQARFCAFSMLMIIGWYVVYGVFSQVLMTGFNFHIEFAACLPLVAFILLWLARHSILADEALVRAADRIR